From Pseudonocardia autotrophica, one genomic window encodes:
- a CDS encoding anthranilate synthase component I, whose product MTASSTTTSVPVAALGAVSPSREEFHELAREHRVIPVSRRLLADDETPVGVYRKLAQGAAGTFLLESAENGRSWSRWSFVGARSAAALTAVDGELRWTGEVPDGLPTTGDPLEALRSVITELHSEPLPGLPPLTGGMVGYLGYDIVRRVERIADPDTPAVDDLQLPELVMLLATDLAALDHHEGTITLIANAINWDATDARVDQAYDDAVARLDRMTGELAAPAASTVAMYRPGEPEFTRRRTPEQHHAAIEVAKEQIRAGEAFQIVLSQRFEMPCAADPLEVYRVLRTTNPSPYMYLLRLEDAAGGEPFSIVGSSPEALVTVLDGRATTHPIAGTRWRGATEEEDQQLEKDLRGDEKERAEHLMLVDLGRNDLGRVCEPGTVTVRNFFEIERYSHVMHLVSTVTGLLRAGRTAFDAVLACFPAGTLSGAPKVRAMQVIDRLEPTRRGQYGGIVGYLDFAGNADTAIAIRTALIRSGTAYVQAGGGIVADSDPAAEDAECLNKARAVLSAVAAAGSLRPPEGSA is encoded by the coding sequence ATGACCGCGAGCTCCACCACCACGTCCGTCCCCGTGGCCGCGTTGGGTGCGGTGAGCCCGAGTCGCGAGGAGTTCCACGAGCTCGCCCGCGAGCACCGGGTCATCCCGGTGAGCCGTCGGCTGCTCGCCGACGACGAGACCCCGGTCGGGGTCTACCGCAAGCTCGCGCAGGGGGCCGCCGGGACGTTCCTGCTCGAGTCCGCCGAGAACGGGCGGTCCTGGTCGCGCTGGTCGTTCGTCGGGGCCCGCAGCGCCGCCGCGCTGACCGCTGTGGACGGCGAGCTGCGCTGGACGGGTGAGGTCCCGGACGGGCTGCCGACGACCGGCGACCCGCTGGAGGCACTGCGCTCGGTGATCACCGAGCTGCACTCCGAGCCACTGCCCGGGCTGCCGCCGCTGACCGGCGGGATGGTCGGTTACCTGGGCTACGACATCGTCCGCCGGGTGGAGCGGATCGCCGACCCGGACACCCCGGCCGTCGACGACCTGCAGCTCCCCGAGCTGGTGATGCTGCTGGCCACCGACCTGGCGGCGCTCGACCACCACGAGGGCACGATCACGCTGATCGCCAACGCGATCAACTGGGATGCCACCGACGCCCGGGTCGACCAGGCCTACGACGACGCGGTCGCCCGGCTGGACCGGATGACCGGCGAGCTGGCGGCGCCCGCGGCGAGCACGGTGGCGATGTACCGGCCGGGCGAGCCGGAGTTCACCCGCCGTCGCACCCCGGAGCAGCATCACGCCGCGATCGAGGTCGCGAAGGAGCAGATCCGGGCCGGCGAGGCCTTCCAGATCGTGCTGTCCCAGCGGTTCGAGATGCCGTGCGCGGCCGATCCGCTCGAGGTGTACCGGGTGCTGCGCACGACGAACCCGAGCCCGTACATGTACCTGCTGAGGCTGGAGGACGCCGCCGGTGGCGAGCCGTTCTCGATCGTCGGGTCCAGCCCGGAGGCGCTGGTCACGGTGCTCGACGGGCGCGCGACCACGCACCCGATCGCGGGCACCCGCTGGCGCGGTGCCACCGAGGAGGAGGACCAGCAGCTGGAGAAGGACCTGCGCGGCGACGAGAAGGAACGCGCCGAGCACCTCATGCTGGTCGACCTGGGCCGCAACGACCTGGGCCGGGTCTGCGAGCCGGGCACGGTGACGGTCCGGAACTTCTTCGAGATCGAGCGCTACAGCCACGTCATGCACCTGGTGTCCACGGTGACCGGGCTGCTGCGCGCGGGCCGGACCGCCTTCGACGCCGTCCTCGCCTGCTTCCCGGCCGGCACCCTGTCCGGCGCGCCGAAGGTGCGCGCGATGCAGGTGATCGACCGGTTGGAGCCGACCCGGCGCGGGCAGTACGGCGGCATCGTCGGCTACCTGGACTTCGCCGGTAACGCCGACACCGCGATCGCGATCCGCACGGCGCTGATCCGCAGCGGCACGGCGTACGTGCAGGCAGGCGGCGGGATCGTCGCCGATTCGGATCCGGCCGCTGAGGACGCGGAGTGCCTGAACAAGGCCAGGGCGGTGCTCTCCGCCGTCGCGGCGGCCGGTTCGCTGCGACCGCCCGAGGGCAGCGCATGA